One part of the Chthonomonadales bacterium genome encodes these proteins:
- a CDS encoding ParA family protein produces MGIVYAVVNQKGGVGKTTTAVSVAASLALAGQRVLVVDLDPQGNATSGLGVDKNAVGAGNGATSSIYDVLIDDAPIGSAIARTPVTGLDLVPTNLDLAGAEIELMPRLSRENCLRRALAPVRDGFDFVLIDTPPSLGLLTVNALVAADSGLVPIQCEYYALEGVSQLLKTVDLVRRHLNPTFAVRLVVLTMYDSRARLSQQVVAEVRQAFGDRVSPTLVPRNVRLSEAPSHGLPIALYDSRSRGARAYRAIAEEMLRDGKAWAGEGA; encoded by the coding sequence ATGGGCATCGTCTACGCCGTCGTCAACCAGAAGGGCGGGGTCGGCAAGACCACCACGGCCGTCAGCGTGGCGGCGTCCCTCGCCCTGGCCGGGCAGCGGGTGCTCGTGGTCGACCTTGATCCCCAGGGAAACGCGACCAGCGGCCTCGGCGTCGACAAGAACGCCGTCGGCGCGGGTAACGGGGCCACGTCGTCGATCTACGATGTGCTGATCGACGACGCGCCGATCGGGTCGGCGATCGCGCGGACGCCCGTCACCGGGCTCGACCTGGTTCCCACGAACCTTGACCTGGCCGGCGCCGAGATCGAGTTGATGCCGCGTCTCTCGCGCGAGAACTGCCTTCGGCGGGCGCTGGCCCCCGTGCGCGACGGCTTCGACTTCGTGCTGATCGACACACCCCCATCCCTCGGGCTGCTCACCGTCAACGCCCTGGTGGCCGCCGACTCCGGCCTTGTGCCGATCCAGTGCGAGTACTACGCGCTCGAGGGCGTCAGCCAGCTGCTGAAGACGGTCGACCTGGTCCGGCGGCATCTGAACCCCACGTTCGCCGTGCGCCTGGTTGTCCTGACGATGTACGACAGCCGCGCACGCCTGAGCCAGCAGGTCGTCGCGGAGGTTCGGCAGGCCTTTGGCGACCGCGTCTCGCCCACCCTGGTGCCTCGCAACGTGCGCCTCTCGGAGGCGCCGAGCCACGGTCTGCCGATCGCGCTCTACGACTCGCGCTCACGCGGCGCCCGGGCCTACCGGGCGATCGCCGAGGAGATGCTTCGCGATGGAAAAGCGTGGGCTGGGGAAGGGGCTTAG